From the genome of Vitis riparia cultivar Riparia Gloire de Montpellier isolate 1030 chromosome 2, EGFV_Vit.rip_1.0, whole genome shotgun sequence, one region includes:
- the LOC117905942 gene encoding protein REDUCED WALL ACETYLATION 1-like, translating to MPHGARVAYHVVTRGSPLQTGVFFFFFLLRTIPVFVAWIYFEFLEYKKSSSPSKVHSDNNLVELGSETIKEDDRAILLEGGLTKSASTKFNSSSIKVNLIRFLTMDDFFLLENRLTLRAMSQFGAIPTYFYVCDCTELLGDSTKNYNRDLFIFLYLLLIIVCFMTSLKKHHDKSAFSRKALLYLNRHQTEEWKGWMQVLFLMYHYFAAAEIYNAIHVFIAAYVWMTGFGNFSYYYIRKDFSLARFTQMMWRLNLFVAFCCIVLNNDFMLYYMCPMHTLFTLMVYATLA from the coding sequence ATGCCACATGGAGCCAGGGTGGCCTACCACGTGGTCACACGGGGAAGCCCCCTACAAACaggtgtctttttttttttttttttgttgagaaCCATCCCTGTTTTTGTTGCATGgatatattttgagtttttagaATATAAGAAGTCTTCATCTCCCTCTAAAGTTCATTCAGACAATAATCTGGTTGAATTGGGAAGTGAGACAATCAAGGAAGATGATCGGGCTATTTTACTGGAAGGAGGTCTtacaaaatcagcatctacaaaGTTCAATAGTTCATCCATCAAAGTGAACTTAATTAGGTTTTTAACAATGGATGACTTCTTCTTGCTGGAAAACCGATTAACTTTGAGAGCAATGTCTCAGTTTGGGGCAATTCCGACATACTTCTACGTATGTGACTGCACAGAGTTACTGGGTGACTCTACTAAGAACTACAATCGCGACCTCTTCATCTTTCTCTACTTGCTTCTCATCATAGTTTGTTTTATGACTTCTCTTAAGAAACATCATGACAAGTCAGCGTTCTCCAGAAAGGCCTTACTTTATCTTAACCGGCATCAAACTGAGGAGTGGAAAGGATGGATGCAGGTTTTATTTCTAATGTACCATTACTTTGCTGCTGCGGAGATATACAATGCAATTCATGTCTTTATTGCTGCATATGTCTGGATGACTGGATTTGGAAACTTCTCCTATTATTACATTAGGAAGGATTTTAGCCTTGCACGTTTTACACAGATGATGTGGCGGCTAAATCTCTTTGTGGCATTTTGCTGTATTGTTCTTAACAATGACTTTATGCTATACTATATGTGCCCCATGCACACGCTTTTCACTCTTATGGTATATGCAACCCTTGCT